Proteins from a single region of Flavobacterium sp. YJ01:
- the metG gene encoding methionine--tRNA ligase, whose product MIQDPKRYTITAALPYTNGPIHIGHLAGVYVPADIYSRYLRLQGKDVAFICGSDEHGVAISMKAKKEGITPQEVIDKYDGIIRKSFADFGISFNNYSRTSAKIHHDTASEFFRTLYDKGDFIEEVTEQLYDAKANQFLADRFVVGTCPKCGNEGAYGDQCENCGSTLNATDLINPKSTITGETPILKSTKHWFLPLDRYDAFLREWILEGHKNDWKTNVYGQVKSWIDAGLEPRAVTRDLDWGIDVPVEGAEGKKLYVWFDAPIGYISSTKEWAAREGKDWEPYWKDQDTKLVHFIGKDNIVFHCIIFPAMLKAEGSYILPDNVPANEFLNLEGNKLSTSKNWAVWLHEYLEEFPDKQDVLRYALTSNAPETKDNDFTWKDFQARNNNELVAVFGNFINRVVVLTNKYYDGIIPTPNEFTEVDEQTLAELKAYPAVISSSVERYRFREALGELMNVARLGNKYLADEEPWKVMKDNPERVKTQMYVALQIAAALSVLAEPFLPFTAAKLSKILNLADLKEHFAGFSKFLKEKDREAKDIFIDKTLGWNDISENSDLLPAGHKIGEAELLFAKIEDEEIQKQIDKLEATKTANLAENKQAEPQKDLIQFEDFAKMDIRIGTILEAEKMPKANKLLVLKVDTGIDIRTIVSGIAESFSPEEIIGKRVSVLANLAPRALRGVESQGMILMTTNAEGKLVFVNPDADAPNGATVN is encoded by the coding sequence ATGATACAAGATCCAAAGAGATATACGATCACGGCGGCATTGCCTTACACCAATGGACCAATACATATTGGGCATTTGGCGGGGGTTTACGTACCTGCAGATATATATTCTAGATATTTAAGATTGCAAGGAAAAGATGTTGCATTTATCTGCGGAAGCGATGAACACGGCGTTGCAATTTCTATGAAAGCCAAAAAAGAAGGAATTACACCACAAGAAGTTATTGATAAATATGATGGAATTATCCGTAAATCGTTTGCAGATTTCGGAATTTCATTCAACAATTATTCTAGAACTTCGGCAAAAATTCATCATGATACGGCTTCGGAATTCTTTAGGACTTTATATGATAAAGGCGATTTTATTGAAGAAGTTACAGAACAATTGTACGATGCAAAGGCAAATCAGTTTTTAGCAGATCGTTTTGTTGTTGGAACTTGCCCAAAATGTGGCAATGAAGGCGCTTACGGAGATCAGTGTGAAAATTGTGGATCTACTTTGAACGCAACCGATTTGATCAATCCAAAATCGACAATTACTGGAGAAACTCCAATTTTAAAATCAACCAAACACTGGTTTTTACCTCTTGATCGTTACGATGCATTTTTACGCGAATGGATTTTAGAAGGTCATAAAAATGACTGGAAGACTAACGTTTACGGACAAGTAAAATCTTGGATTGATGCAGGATTAGAACCTCGTGCCGTAACGCGTGACTTAGATTGGGGAATTGATGTTCCTGTTGAAGGTGCTGAAGGCAAAAAATTATACGTTTGGTTTGATGCGCCAATTGGATATATTTCTTCTACAAAAGAATGGGCAGCGAGAGAAGGAAAAGATTGGGAACCGTATTGGAAAGATCAAGACACAAAACTGGTTCATTTTATCGGGAAAGACAATATCGTTTTTCACTGTATCATTTTCCCAGCGATGTTAAAAGCTGAAGGAAGTTATATTTTACCAGACAACGTTCCAGCAAATGAGTTTTTGAATCTAGAAGGAAACAAACTTTCTACTTCTAAAAACTGGGCAGTTTGGTTGCATGAATATTTAGAAGAATTTCCAGATAAGCAAGATGTTTTGCGTTATGCTTTAACATCAAACGCTCCGGAAACAAAAGATAACGATTTTACATGGAAAGATTTCCAAGCTAGAAATAACAACGAGTTGGTTGCTGTTTTCGGAAACTTTATTAATCGTGTGGTAGTTTTAACGAATAAATATTACGACGGAATTATTCCGACGCCAAACGAATTTACAGAAGTTGACGAACAGACTTTAGCAGAATTAAAAGCATATCCGGCAGTAATTTCAAGTTCGGTAGAACGTTACAGATTCCGCGAAGCTTTGGGCGAATTGATGAATGTAGCTCGTTTAGGAAATAAATATCTAGCAGACGAAGAACCTTGGAAAGTTATGAAAGACAATCCAGAGCGTGTAAAAACTCAAATGTATGTGGCGTTGCAAATTGCTGCGGCGTTGAGCGTTTTGGCTGAACCATTTTTACCTTTTACTGCAGCTAAACTTTCTAAAATATTGAATTTAGCTGATCTTAAAGAGCATTTTGCAGGATTCAGCAAATTCTTGAAAGAGAAAGATCGCGAAGCAAAAGACATCTTTATAGATAAAACTTTAGGTTGGAATGATATTTCTGAAAACTCAGATTTATTGCCTGCTGGACACAAAATTGGTGAAGCAGAATTGCTTTTCGCTAAAATTGAAGACGAAGAAATACAAAAACAAATAGATAAATTGGAAGCAACAAAAACAGCAAATCTTGCCGAAAACAAACAAGCTGAACCACAAAAAGATTTAATTCAGTTTGAAGATTTTGCGAAAATGGATATTCGTATCGGAACTATTTTAGAAGCTGAAAAAATGCCAAAAGCAAACAAGCTTTTAGTTCTTAAAGTTGATACAGGAATTGATATTCGTACAATTGTTTCGGGAATTGCTGAGAGTTTTTCTCCAGAAGAAATTATCGGAAAACGCGTTTCTGTATTAGCAAACCTTGCTCCAAGAGCTTTACGTGGTGTTGAAAGCCAAGGAATGATCTTAATGACAACAAATGCAGAAGGTAAATTGGTTTTTGTAAACCCAGATGCTGATGCGCCAAATGGAGCGACAGTAAACTAA